In the Leptospira sp. WS4.C2 genome, one interval contains:
- the recA gene encoding recombinase RecA produces the protein MKKEKADKAQEKETDQRKQAIDAALGQIEKQFGKGSIMRLGADTRMSEMNVVSTGSLDLDIALGIGGFPSGRILEIYGPESSGKTTLTLSAIAETQKKGGIAAFIDAEHALDPSYAKKLGVNVDDLLVAQPDNGEEALEICESLVRSNAIDLIVIDSVAALVPKAEIEGDMGDSHMGLQARLMSQALRKLTGTISKSNTTVIFINQIRMKIGVMFGSPETTTGGNALKFYASIRLDIRRIETLKEKEEPVGSRVRVKVVKNKCAPPFRQAEFDIMYATGINKESSLIDLAVRHDLIGKAGSWYSHGGEKIGQGKEQVRLFFLENPDIAFKIENQVRDLNGLPLVDQAKIQTREVKSIERDPKETKETKSKQPVSFSTETDGDVAVGE, from the coding sequence ATGAAAAAAGAGAAAGCTGACAAGGCTCAAGAAAAAGAAACCGACCAAAGAAAGCAGGCCATTGACGCTGCCCTAGGCCAAATCGAAAAACAATTTGGTAAAGGTTCCATTATGCGCCTTGGTGCAGATACACGTATGTCAGAAATGAACGTAGTATCCACAGGTTCTTTGGATCTAGACATCGCCTTGGGGATAGGCGGGTTTCCTTCCGGTAGAATCCTAGAAATTTATGGACCAGAGTCTTCTGGTAAAACAACACTCACTCTTTCTGCGATCGCAGAAACGCAGAAAAAAGGAGGCATTGCCGCCTTTATCGATGCGGAACATGCCCTCGATCCTTCCTATGCCAAAAAACTGGGAGTGAACGTAGACGATTTACTCGTAGCCCAACCAGACAATGGGGAAGAAGCATTAGAAATTTGTGAATCCTTAGTGCGCTCTAATGCGATTGATCTCATCGTGATCGATTCGGTTGCCGCTCTCGTTCCCAAAGCTGAGATCGAAGGCGATATGGGCGATTCCCATATGGGTTTGCAAGCCCGGCTCATGTCCCAAGCCCTCAGAAAACTTACAGGAACCATTTCCAAATCAAATACCACGGTTATCTTTATCAACCAGATCCGTATGAAAATAGGTGTGATGTTTGGAAGTCCAGAAACCACTACAGGAGGGAATGCCTTAAAATTCTATGCTTCCATCCGATTGGACATCCGTCGTATCGAAACATTGAAAGAAAAGGAAGAACCTGTTGGTAGCCGCGTGCGAGTGAAAGTGGTGAAAAACAAGTGTGCGCCACCATTCCGCCAAGCGGAGTTTGATATCATGTATGCGACTGGAATCAACAAAGAAAGTTCTCTCATTGATCTTGCCGTTCGCCATGACCTCATTGGAAAAGCGGGTTCATGGTATTCCCACGGGGGAGAAAAAATCGGACAAGGAAAGGAACAAGTTAGACTTTTCTTTCTCGAAAACCCAGACATCGCATTCAAAATCGAGAACCAAGTTCGGGACCTCAACGGACTTCCGCTCGTGGACCAAGCAAAGATCCAAACAAGAGAAGTGAAATCCATTGAACGAGATCCAAAAGAAACTAAAGAAACAAAATCAAAACAACCAGTTAGTTTCTCCACCGAAACAGACGGAGACGTTGCTGTCGGAGAATAA